The following are from one region of the Streptomyces decoyicus genome:
- a CDS encoding M64 family metallopeptidase, with protein MRRRTSGHTSRDTSRRISIRTAVSAGLVVVTLAATAAAATAQGAASAPSPHGQRTQQVEYFTGSTAHPRQLTVPASKPVSPSDRAAIAADGDVTSIVQNGPVGSKLDVVFVGDGYTAAQQEDFHADVRAKWAKISAVEPYASYAGLFNVWAVDAVSNESGVSGDPTQDVVRDTALDSAFFCEGTERLLCVDTGKVESYASKAPAADLVVMLGNSTKYGGAGYNDISSQAGYDGIATASSDNDRSDQIAVHETGHSLGKLADEYDYGQSGTYTGPEPTEANLTTLSADQMTAQRQKWYRWIGQESPDGGAVGAFEGGGYYQYGLNRPTDNSIMRTLGREFNLPGREAMIAGFYRYATVLNSPVATDRAVPRKARLRVTVPASAQVKWYVDGRERKAARGRSTVVVRTLGVPADGRSHTVTAKATDRTAAARDPALRKLLSGSLSWRVSP; from the coding sequence ATGCGCAGACGCACCTCCGGACACACCTCGAGAGACACCTCCAGACGCATTTCCATACGCACCGCCGTGTCGGCCGGCCTTGTCGTGGTGACACTGGCGGCAACAGCCGCCGCGGCCACCGCCCAAGGCGCCGCCTCGGCCCCGTCGCCGCACGGCCAACGCACCCAGCAGGTCGAGTACTTCACCGGATCGACCGCTCACCCCCGCCAACTCACCGTCCCGGCCTCGAAGCCGGTCTCCCCCTCCGACAGGGCCGCGATCGCCGCCGACGGTGACGTCACCTCGATCGTGCAGAACGGCCCGGTCGGCAGCAAGCTCGATGTGGTCTTCGTCGGTGACGGCTACACCGCGGCCCAGCAGGAGGACTTCCACGCTGACGTCCGCGCCAAGTGGGCCAAGATCTCCGCCGTCGAGCCCTACGCCTCGTACGCCGGCCTGTTCAACGTCTGGGCCGTCGACGCCGTCTCCAACGAGTCCGGTGTCTCCGGGGATCCGACGCAGGACGTGGTCCGTGACACCGCCCTCGACTCCGCCTTCTTCTGCGAGGGCACCGAGCGGTTGCTCTGCGTCGACACCGGCAAGGTCGAGTCCTACGCCTCCAAGGCCCCGGCCGCCGACCTCGTCGTGATGCTCGGCAACTCCACCAAATACGGTGGTGCGGGCTACAACGACATCTCCTCGCAGGCCGGTTACGACGGGATCGCCACCGCCTCCTCCGACAACGACCGGTCCGACCAGATCGCGGTGCACGAGACCGGTCACTCGCTCGGCAAGCTCGCCGACGAGTACGACTACGGCCAGTCCGGCACCTACACCGGCCCCGAACCCACCGAAGCCAACCTCACCACCCTCTCCGCCGACCAGATGACCGCTCAGCGGCAGAAGTGGTACCGCTGGATCGGCCAGGAGTCGCCGGACGGCGGCGCGGTCGGCGCGTTCGAAGGCGGCGGTTATTACCAGTACGGACTCAACCGTCCCACCGACAACTCGATCATGCGGACGCTCGGCCGGGAGTTCAACCTCCCCGGCCGCGAAGCGATGATCGCGGGCTTCTACCGCTATGCCACCGTGCTGAACAGCCCGGTGGCGACCGACCGCGCAGTGCCCCGCAAGGCTCGTCTCCGTGTCACCGTGCCCGCCTCCGCGCAGGTGAAGTGGTATGTCGACGGCCGGGAGCGCAAGGCCGCACGCGGCAGATCCACCGTAGTGGTGCGGACCCTCGGGGTCCCCGCCGACGGCCGGAGCCATACGGTCACGGCCAAGGCCACCGACCGTACGGCCGCGGCCCGTGACCCGGCACTGCGCAAGCTGCTGTCCGGCTCGCTGAGCTGGCGGGTCTCCCCCTAG
- a CDS encoding sigma-70 family RNA polymerase sigma factor, whose amino-acid sequence MKQENGTAAVEAAKAGDEHAREELIASYLPLIYNVVGRALDGHADVDDVVQETMLRVLESLTDLREPASFRSWLVAIAMNQVRRRWTTERKTPLVGLEQAPERADRSADFVDLTILKLGLSGQRREVAAATRWLDEGDRSLLSLWWLEAAGEITRPELVAAVGIDSRHAAVRVQRMKEQLEAGRVVVRALAASPPCPDLADVTAAWDHEPCALWRKRISRHARQCTACSGHWKDLLPAEGLLAGLALLPLPPHLAPPAALAPTAATAPAAAAPAHHTSGAPGEPSLPTRLPRPRRLKKGTAVTGTATLAMAVTAALWWWPATPPEERKHEPKAAPTVAAPPPAPRPTPTPTPSRTATASPTPSATPTPTPSATPPSLEEQATELINQRRARAGCGPLRIDRRLHTAARRHSADMAARQYYEHDAPDGTGPDDRITAAGYRWSSWGENLDRGPRTAAAAVNDWMGDAMHRDNMLDCKFTAVGIGVVEGAGGPWWTQDLAAPR is encoded by the coding sequence GTGAAGCAGGAAAACGGGACGGCAGCCGTCGAGGCTGCCAAGGCCGGGGACGAACATGCCCGGGAGGAGCTGATCGCCTCCTACCTCCCGCTGATCTACAACGTCGTGGGACGTGCACTGGACGGCCACGCGGATGTCGACGACGTGGTGCAGGAGACCATGCTGCGCGTCCTGGAATCGCTGACGGACCTACGGGAGCCGGCGTCCTTCCGCTCCTGGCTGGTGGCGATCGCCATGAACCAGGTACGCCGCCGGTGGACCACCGAGCGCAAGACACCCCTCGTCGGCCTGGAACAGGCACCGGAACGGGCCGACCGCTCCGCCGATTTCGTGGATCTGACCATCCTGAAGCTGGGCCTGTCCGGCCAGCGTCGCGAAGTGGCCGCGGCCACCCGGTGGCTGGACGAGGGTGACCGGTCGCTGCTGTCGCTGTGGTGGCTGGAGGCCGCGGGCGAGATCACCAGGCCGGAGCTGGTCGCCGCCGTCGGGATCGACTCCCGTCACGCGGCCGTCCGGGTACAGCGCATGAAGGAGCAACTCGAGGCCGGGCGCGTGGTGGTCCGTGCGCTCGCGGCGAGTCCGCCATGCCCCGATCTGGCCGATGTGACGGCCGCCTGGGACCACGAACCCTGCGCCCTCTGGCGCAAACGAATATCCCGCCATGCACGGCAGTGCACGGCCTGCTCCGGGCACTGGAAGGATCTCCTGCCCGCCGAGGGACTCCTGGCAGGCCTCGCCCTCCTGCCGCTGCCTCCGCACCTCGCCCCGCCCGCGGCCCTGGCCCCCACCGCCGCGACGGCTCCGGCGGCCGCGGCCCCCGCACACCACACTTCCGGGGCGCCCGGCGAACCCTCTCTGCCGACGCGGCTCCCCCGGCCCCGCCGACTGAAGAAGGGCACCGCCGTCACGGGTACCGCCACGCTCGCGATGGCCGTCACAGCCGCCTTGTGGTGGTGGCCCGCCACGCCCCCGGAGGAACGGAAGCACGAGCCGAAGGCGGCACCTACCGTGGCCGCGCCCCCGCCGGCGCCCCGCCCCACGCCCACGCCGACCCCGTCGCGCACCGCGACCGCGTCCCCCACCCCGTCCGCCACGCCGACCCCCACCCCGTCGGCCACCCCGCCCAGCCTCGAAGAACAGGCCACCGAACTCATCAACCAGCGGCGGGCACGGGCCGGCTGCGGACCGCTGCGCATCGACCGGAGACTGCACACCGCGGCGCGACGCCACTCCGCCGACATGGCGGCTCGTCAGTACTACGAGCACGACGCCCCGGACGGTACCGGCCCCGACGACCGGATCACCGCCGCCGGATATCGCTGGAGCAGCTGGGGCGAGAACCTCGACCGGGGTCCGCGCACCGCCGCCGCGGCGGTCAACGACTGGATGGGCGACGCCATGCACCGCGACAACATGCTCGACTGCAAGTTCACCGCGGTCGGCATCGGCGTCGTCGAGGGCGCGGGCGGGCCCTGGTGGACCCAGGATCTCGCCGCACCGCGCTGA
- a CDS encoding TetR/AcrR family transcriptional regulator: MSEKRSEARQGGGPRKAQEIFDATLDLLAEKGYEGLTIEGVAQRSGVNKTTIYRWWPSKGALLGAALIGARQLELTAPDTGSLEGDLEALLRTIVTLLTTRPASDITVSVLGAVTHSPELAAHVKDFLADRIAREQPVFDRAVARGEIAADTDRMLLVDLLAGAAWVRVALRQLPLEKDFAARAVHTVLNGARAAG, translated from the coding sequence ATGAGTGAGAAGCGGAGCGAGGCGCGGCAGGGCGGCGGCCCACGGAAGGCGCAGGAAATCTTCGACGCCACACTGGATCTGCTCGCGGAAAAGGGTTACGAGGGGCTGACCATCGAGGGGGTCGCCCAGCGATCCGGCGTCAACAAGACCACGATCTACCGCTGGTGGCCGTCCAAGGGAGCCCTCCTGGGCGCCGCACTCATCGGCGCGCGCCAACTGGAGCTCACGGCCCCCGACACCGGCAGCCTCGAAGGGGACCTGGAGGCCCTGCTGCGCACGATCGTGACCCTGCTCACCACGCGACCGGCCTCCGATATCACCGTCTCCGTACTGGGAGCCGTCACCCACAGCCCGGAACTCGCCGCACACGTGAAGGACTTCCTCGCCGACCGGATCGCCCGCGAGCAGCCCGTGTTCGACCGGGCCGTCGCACGCGGCGAGATCGCGGCGGACACCGACCGCATGCTGCTGGTGGACCTGCTGGCCGGGGCCGCGTGGGTGCGTGTCGCGCTGCGCCAGCTCCCCCTCGAGAAGGACTTTGCGGCGCGGGCCGTACACACCGTCCTCAACGGGGCGCGCGCCGCCGGGTAA
- a CDS encoding non-oxidative hydroxyarylic acid decarboxylases subunit D: protein MTDAATCCPRCAHATVEQLFTSPVPGAWDVLQCTRCLYCWRTSEPDRRTRRDAYPESFRLTLDAIENAPEVPNVPPLRPAG, encoded by the coding sequence ATGACCGACGCCGCCACCTGCTGCCCGCGCTGCGCACACGCCACCGTCGAGCAGCTCTTCACCTCACCCGTCCCCGGCGCGTGGGACGTGTTGCAGTGCACGCGGTGCCTCTACTGCTGGCGCACCAGCGAGCCCGACCGTCGCACCCGGCGCGACGCCTACCCGGAGAGCTTCCGGCTGACCCTCGACGCCATCGAGAACGCCCCGGAAGTGCCCAACGTCCCGCCCCTGCGGCCTGCCGGATGA
- a CDS encoding endo alpha-1,4 polygalactosaminidase — protein MALSTACSAARPGQSAGSGTPAPPGGSAAPTAVRPPAANAVFDYQLGGAYPPPAGVRAVSRDRTAEPAPGLYNVCYVNAFQAQPDADIWEDRHPELLLRDEQGEPVIDEDWDEPLLDISTGAKRQALMDIVGPWIDGCAKAGYDAVEPDNLDSYERSDGRLTSRHAAAFAQLLTRRAHQRHLAVAQKNTTDLLPQRHRIGFDFAVVEECARYKECTDFGDAYADRVFVIEYRKKDFTAACRAWGKTLSLSLRDRDVRPVGASGHVSERC, from the coding sequence ATGGCGCTCAGCACGGCTTGCTCCGCCGCTCGCCCCGGACAGTCCGCCGGCTCCGGGACGCCGGCGCCGCCCGGCGGGTCGGCAGCCCCGACCGCGGTACGGCCGCCGGCCGCGAACGCCGTCTTCGACTACCAGCTCGGCGGCGCCTATCCACCGCCCGCCGGGGTTCGGGCCGTCTCCCGCGACCGCACGGCCGAGCCCGCCCCCGGTCTCTACAACGTCTGCTACGTCAACGCCTTCCAGGCACAGCCCGACGCCGACATCTGGGAGGACCGCCACCCCGAACTCCTGTTGCGGGATGAGCAGGGAGAGCCCGTCATCGACGAGGACTGGGACGAGCCCCTGCTCGACATCTCCACCGGCGCCAAACGCCAGGCCCTCATGGACATCGTCGGTCCCTGGATCGACGGCTGCGCCAAGGCCGGTTACGACGCGGTCGAACCCGACAACCTCGATTCCTACGAGCGTTCCGACGGCAGGCTCACCTCCCGGCACGCCGCGGCCTTCGCCCAGCTCCTGACCCGCCGCGCCCACCAGCGGCATCTGGCCGTCGCCCAGAAGAACACCACCGACCTGCTGCCACAGCGCCATCGCATCGGCTTCGACTTCGCCGTGGTCGAGGAGTGCGCCCGCTACAAGGAGTGCACCGACTTCGGGGACGCCTACGCCGACAGGGTCTTCGTCATCGAATACCGGAAGAAGGACTTCACCGCCGCCTGCCGCGCCTGGGGGAAAACCCTCTCCCTCTCCCTGCGCGATCGCGATGTCCGCCCCGTCGGAGCCTCGGGCCATGTCTCTGAGCGCTGCTGA
- a CDS encoding cytochrome ubiquinol oxidase subunit I: MHTTVTLLADAPAQLLPARQLMAFTLASHIILVPFGVALPLITLVMHYRGLRHHDPVALLLARRWSAVMAVQFAVGVVTGTVLSFEFGLLWPGLMGTWGGVFGIGFGVEAWAFFLEAVLIAIYLYGWRRLKPGTHFLLGLPLPAAALLGAFGILAANSWMNTPQGFTLDAEGKPVDVHIWSAIFTPMFGPQYWHFVVAMLVTAGYTVAGVYAVGWLRGRRDRYHRLGFTVPFTLAAVFTPVQMLLGDSIARSVFHKQPVKFAATEMVWRTDTRVPEYIFGRLRPDGSISGGIKIPQLDSYLAGFTADTRVTGLTSVPASDRPTAAQATITHWAFDLMVVLGSLLLLLALWYGWCRLRRRRLPRSPWFFRGAACAGVASVVAVECGWVTAEVGRQPWIVYRHMRIAEAVTATRSTSLWIMLGLVIVVYVFIFGSLLAVLLKMRTGWRLADARPAAGERHEGPETGTPYGPRSPVPAGDPRSSGDTGAAPAEDGRP; the protein is encoded by the coding sequence ATGCACACCACGGTCACCCTGCTGGCGGACGCCCCGGCCCAACTGCTCCCGGCCAGGCAGCTGATGGCTTTCACCTTGGCGTCCCACATCATCCTGGTGCCGTTCGGCGTGGCGCTGCCGCTGATCACCCTGGTGATGCACTACCGCGGCCTCCGTCACCACGACCCCGTGGCGCTGCTCCTCGCCCGACGCTGGTCGGCGGTCATGGCGGTGCAGTTCGCGGTCGGCGTCGTCACCGGCACCGTGCTGTCCTTCGAGTTCGGCCTGCTCTGGCCGGGACTGATGGGCACCTGGGGCGGCGTCTTCGGGATCGGATTCGGGGTCGAGGCATGGGCCTTCTTCCTCGAAGCGGTGCTCATCGCCATCTATCTCTACGGCTGGCGGAGGCTGAAGCCCGGTACCCACTTCCTGCTCGGCCTGCCGCTGCCGGCCGCCGCCCTGCTCGGTGCGTTCGGGATTCTGGCGGCCAACTCGTGGATGAACACGCCCCAAGGATTCACGCTCGATGCCGAGGGCAAGCCCGTGGACGTCCACATCTGGTCGGCGATCTTCACCCCGATGTTCGGCCCCCAGTACTGGCACTTCGTCGTGGCGATGCTGGTCACCGCGGGATACACCGTTGCAGGGGTCTACGCCGTCGGCTGGCTGCGTGGCCGCCGCGACCGCTACCACCGGCTCGGCTTCACCGTTCCCTTCACCCTCGCCGCGGTGTTCACCCCGGTGCAGATGCTGCTCGGTGACTCCATCGCCCGGTCGGTCTTTCACAAGCAACCGGTGAAGTTCGCCGCGACGGAGATGGTCTGGCGGACCGACACCCGCGTACCGGAGTACATTTTCGGCCGTCTGCGCCCCGACGGCAGCATCTCCGGCGGCATCAAGATCCCCCAACTCGACTCGTACCTGGCCGGGTTCACCGCCGATACCAGGGTGACCGGGCTGACCTCCGTCCCGGCGAGCGACCGGCCGACGGCCGCCCAGGCCACCATCACCCACTGGGCCTTCGACCTCATGGTCGTGCTCGGCTCACTGCTGCTCCTTCTCGCCCTCTGGTACGGCTGGTGCCGGCTGCGGCGCCGTCGGCTGCCCCGGTCACCGTGGTTCTTCCGCGGCGCGGCGTGCGCGGGTGTCGCCTCCGTCGTCGCTGTCGAATGCGGGTGGGTCACCGCCGAGGTCGGACGCCAACCCTGGATCGTCTACCGGCACATGCGGATCGCCGAGGCGGTGACGGCGACCCGGTCCACCAGCCTGTGGATCATGCTCGGCCTGGTGATCGTGGTGTATGTGTTCATCTTCGGCTCGCTGCTCGCCGTGCTGCTCAAGATGCGTACCGGCTGGCGGCTCGCCGACGCGCGACCGGCGGCGGGGGAGCGGCACGAGGGACCGGAGACCGGCACGCCCTACGGGCCGCGCTCGCCGGTGCCGGCCGGCGACCCCCGGTCGTCCGGCGATACGGGAGCGGCACCGGCCGAGGACGGCCGGCCATGA
- a CDS encoding NADP-dependent oxidoreductase codes for MRAIIYNEFGGPEVLALGHTDKPVPGPGEVRVKVVTVGVNPLDYKRRYGWVEQFYPTTFPAVPGLEFAGVVDAIGAAADGGPDGDPADALAVGDEVFGLTSTGAYAEYALAGDVVRKPAALSFEAAATLPVAGETAQRVFDLLGLREGETLLLHGAAGAVGQIAIQLAVALGASVVGTASPANHDFLRSLGAVPVAYGAGLADRVRAAAPQGVDAVFDAAGQDALPVSIALLGGTTDRIVTIADMHAADHGVVFSAGGTPPEKVREILAAHARLAVEGKLAVPVVETFALADAAKAQELSEAGHVRGKLVIKI; via the coding sequence ATGCGAGCGATCATCTACAACGAATTCGGCGGCCCGGAGGTGCTCGCCCTCGGGCACACCGACAAGCCGGTGCCCGGACCGGGGGAAGTGCGGGTGAAGGTGGTGACGGTCGGCGTCAATCCACTGGACTACAAGCGGCGTTACGGGTGGGTGGAGCAGTTCTACCCGACGACGTTTCCTGCCGTGCCGGGGCTGGAGTTCGCCGGGGTGGTGGACGCGATCGGTGCGGCGGCGGACGGCGGCCCCGACGGAGACCCGGCGGACGCCCTCGCCGTCGGCGACGAAGTCTTCGGCTTGACGAGCACCGGCGCCTACGCGGAGTACGCCCTCGCGGGTGACGTCGTACGCAAGCCCGCGGCGCTCTCCTTCGAAGCCGCGGCGACCCTCCCGGTGGCCGGTGAGACGGCGCAGCGCGTATTCGACCTGCTGGGCCTGAGGGAAGGCGAGACCCTGCTGTTGCACGGTGCGGCGGGCGCCGTCGGCCAGATCGCGATACAGCTCGCGGTGGCGCTGGGCGCCTCGGTGGTCGGCACCGCGTCCCCGGCCAACCACGACTTCCTACGCTCGCTGGGCGCGGTCCCGGTGGCATACGGAGCGGGCCTCGCCGACCGGGTCAGGGCGGCTGCGCCGCAGGGCGTCGACGCGGTCTTCGACGCGGCCGGCCAGGACGCGCTGCCGGTCTCGATCGCACTGCTCGGCGGAACGACCGACCGGATCGTCACCATCGCCGATATGCACGCCGCGGATCATGGCGTGGTCTTCTCGGCGGGCGGTACACCCCCGGAGAAGGTCCGGGAAATCCTGGCCGCGCACGCCCGCCTCGCCGTCGAGGGAAAGCTCGCCGTACCGGTCGTCGAGACCTTCGCGCTCGCGGACGCCGCCAAGGCCCAGGAGCTGAGCGAAGCGGGGCATGTGCGAGGGAAGTTGGTCATCAAGATCTGA
- a CDS encoding cytochrome d ubiquinol oxidase subunit II has protein sequence MIAAVIAVALLLAVAAYACAGGTDYGAGFWDLTAGGAERGKRPRWLIDHAMAPVWEVNNVWLVFIFVIMWTGFPILFQTVFSAMWVPLALAAIGLVLRGAGFALRKPVRRIAGRRLYGAVFALSSLLTPFFLGAAVGGIASGRAVPGTEASAHAWANPTSILFGLIAIVSTAFLGAVFLAADATRFDAPDLVGYFRRRALGSLVALAVLAGIMLSVTRSDAPHVWHGLTHGVGLGLVVLAGACSLATGLLLLRRSGAWSRLTAVGVVAAAVLAWGAAQRPYLIPTSLTVAEGAGPPSSLRWVGLVSLVAAVVVCPAVAFLYWLDTHGQLEPLSDDDLHRTEPGRDDPPGRGRTDRKDPVHGGTTDPGPDGPRDPR, from the coding sequence ATGATCGCCGCTGTGATCGCCGTGGCACTGCTGCTCGCCGTGGCCGCCTATGCCTGTGCCGGCGGCACCGACTACGGAGCCGGATTCTGGGACCTGACCGCCGGGGGCGCCGAGCGCGGCAAGCGCCCCAGATGGCTGATCGACCATGCCATGGCCCCCGTATGGGAGGTCAACAACGTCTGGCTGGTCTTCATCTTCGTCATCATGTGGACCGGGTTCCCGATCCTCTTCCAGACCGTGTTCTCCGCGATGTGGGTGCCGCTGGCCCTGGCCGCCATCGGCCTGGTCCTGCGCGGCGCCGGTTTCGCACTGCGCAAGCCCGTCCGCCGTATCGCGGGGCGACGCCTCTACGGCGCCGTTTTCGCCCTCTCCTCGCTGCTCACCCCGTTCTTCCTCGGCGCGGCCGTCGGCGGAATCGCCTCGGGCCGGGCGGTACCGGGCACGGAGGCGTCGGCTCATGCCTGGGCCAACCCGACCTCCATCCTCTTCGGGCTGATCGCGATCGTCTCGACGGCCTTCCTCGGCGCCGTGTTCCTGGCCGCCGACGCCACCCGCTTCGACGCACCCGACCTGGTCGGCTACTTCCGGCGGCGGGCACTGGGCAGCCTCGTCGCACTCGCCGTACTGGCGGGGATCATGCTGTCCGTCACCCGGAGCGACGCCCCCCACGTCTGGCACGGTCTCACCCACGGCGTCGGCCTCGGCCTCGTCGTCCTGGCGGGAGCCTGCTCCCTCGCCACGGGGTTGCTCCTGCTGCGCCGGTCCGGAGCCTGGTCCCGGCTCACCGCAGTCGGTGTCGTCGCCGCGGCGGTCCTCGCCTGGGGTGCCGCCCAACGCCCCTATCTCATCCCCACATCCCTGACCGTGGCCGAGGGCGCCGGCCCTCCCAGCAGCCTGCGCTGGGTCGGCCTGGTCTCCCTCGTGGCCGCCGTGGTCGTCTGCCCGGCCGTGGCCTTCCTGTACTGGCTGGACACCCACGGCCAACTGGAACCACTCTCCGACGACGACCTGCACCGGACCGAGCCGGGCCGCGATGACCCGCCCGGCCGTGGCCGTACCGACCGGAAGGACCCGGTGCACGGCGGCACGACCGATCCGGGCCCTGACGGGCCGAGGGACCCTCGCTGA
- a CDS encoding LuxR C-terminal-related transcriptional regulator, which yields MELTGSVPALTAAYEVIRQPLGEILPRLSAVLAELVPHRAAAELSTHCAHSPFKTYGAAELTGRLSTADLAPLLASGTPGRPWQGILTLAGAERCVLAVTSHATLRGAVLLLVRDADANPVDERAGALVQALWDVVTSHVDRLAAEAVPGALARSRTAAGTRAQVIAELGEAYSAGLTGLLAVLRSRTLDDAAARATATDLAVTALVELRAEAERDQEIAEEPAAQAFARLADVLRPLVRYSPVRLELGAPDSTRTVAADVAHTARAIGRTLLLKVLEQEAVSRVHVGWQITDDELRATVRDDGPGTLTHGVLAHGGVSERLDVLNGRLDVDAVPGWGTTVSATIPLRISQDPAPDPLIALGERELQVLTRLALGHRNRAIAQELHISESTVKFHVAKILTKLGVESRGEAAALFHTVA from the coding sequence ATGGAGTTGACCGGTTCCGTGCCCGCCCTGACCGCCGCATACGAGGTGATCCGCCAGCCACTGGGCGAGATCCTGCCCCGGCTCTCCGCCGTCCTGGCCGAACTGGTGCCGCACCGGGCAGCCGCGGAACTGTCCACGCACTGTGCGCACTCACCCTTCAAGACGTACGGCGCCGCGGAGCTCACCGGCCGGCTGTCCACCGCCGACCTGGCGCCGCTGCTCGCCTCGGGCACTCCGGGCCGCCCGTGGCAGGGCATCCTCACGCTCGCCGGCGCCGAGCGGTGTGTGCTGGCCGTGACGAGCCATGCCACCCTCCGGGGCGCGGTCCTGTTGCTGGTACGGGACGCGGACGCCAACCCCGTCGACGAGCGCGCCGGCGCCCTTGTGCAGGCGCTGTGGGACGTGGTCACCAGCCACGTCGACCGGTTGGCGGCGGAGGCCGTGCCCGGTGCGCTGGCCCGCTCGCGGACCGCCGCCGGGACCCGGGCCCAGGTGATCGCGGAGCTGGGCGAGGCCTACTCGGCCGGGCTCACCGGCCTGCTGGCCGTCCTGCGAAGCCGCACCCTCGACGATGCGGCGGCCCGCGCCACCGCCACGGACCTTGCGGTCACGGCCCTGGTGGAGCTGCGTGCGGAGGCGGAACGGGACCAGGAGATCGCCGAGGAACCGGCCGCACAGGCCTTCGCCCGGCTGGCCGATGTGCTGCGGCCGCTCGTGCGGTACAGCCCCGTACGGCTGGAGTTGGGTGCTCCGGACTCCACACGGACCGTCGCCGCCGACGTGGCGCACACCGCGCGGGCCATCGGCCGTACGCTGTTGCTGAAGGTGCTGGAACAGGAGGCGGTGAGCCGCGTCCACGTCGGCTGGCAGATCACCGACGACGAACTGCGCGCGACAGTACGGGACGACGGGCCCGGCACGCTCACCCACGGCGTCCTGGCGCACGGAGGGGTCAGCGAACGGCTCGACGTGTTGAACGGGCGGCTGGACGTCGACGCCGTACCGGGGTGGGGGACCACCGTGTCGGCGACCATCCCGCTGCGGATCTCCCAGGACCCGGCCCCCGACCCCCTCATTGCGCTGGGCGAGCGGGAACTACAGGTGCTGACCCGGCTGGCGCTGGGGCACCGCAACCGGGCGATCGCGCAGGAGCTGCACATCAGCGAGTCCACGGTGAAGTTCCATGTCGCAAAGATCCTCACCAAACTGGGCGTCGAGTCGCGGGGCGAGGCGGCGGCGCTCTTCCACACCGTGGCTTAG
- a CDS encoding class I SAM-dependent DNA methyltransferase → MEGFDPKTSFGYEVSQRYDDEPRGDEAETVTFLARLAGQQNALELAVGTGRIALPLMQAGVRVDGIELSPDMVDRMREKPGGEQVDVTMGDMSRVTTGRTYGLAYLVFNTIGNLLSQEDQVRCFQNAAGHLTDDGVFVVECRIPTAPSRPGHQYLDTEQVGLDHVDLDAGRYDPLTQVLDLNHIRISSGGIRLSPIRLRLAHPPEFDLMARIAGLRLRERWGGWNGEPYTAASWRHISVYERAASTG, encoded by the coding sequence GTGGAGGGATTCGATCCCAAAACGAGCTTCGGATATGAGGTGTCCCAGCGGTACGACGACGAGCCCCGCGGCGACGAGGCCGAGACCGTCACGTTCCTGGCAAGGCTTGCCGGTCAGCAGAACGCCCTGGAACTCGCCGTGGGCACCGGCCGCATCGCGCTCCCCCTGATGCAGGCGGGCGTACGGGTGGACGGGATCGAGCTGTCGCCGGACATGGTCGACCGGATGCGCGAGAAACCAGGTGGCGAGCAAGTCGACGTGACCATGGGCGACATGTCCCGCGTCACCACCGGCCGCACCTACGGGCTGGCCTACCTGGTCTTCAACACGATCGGCAACCTGCTCAGCCAGGAAGACCAGGTCCGATGCTTCCAGAACGCCGCCGGCCATCTCACCGACGACGGTGTGTTCGTCGTCGAATGCCGCATCCCCACCGCGCCCTCACGCCCCGGTCATCAGTACCTCGACACCGAGCAGGTCGGCCTCGATCACGTCGACCTCGACGCCGGCCGGTACGACCCACTGACCCAGGTCCTCGACCTGAACCACATCCGCATCAGCAGCGGGGGCATCAGACTCTCTCCCATCAGGCTGCGCCTCGCCCACCCGCCCGAGTTCGACCTCATGGCCCGCATCGCCGGCCTCCGGCTGCGCGAACGGTGGGGCGGGTGGAACGGCGAGCCGTACACCGCCGCAAGTTGGCGCCACATCAGCGTCTACGAACGCGCAGCCAGCACTGGGTAA